AGATTCTTACGGCACACAGTCTTGTCAACCGTAGCACCACGCCTGATACGCTCACGATTGTAGTGAGCAACATTGGTCCACCAATCAGCCTTGGACTTTACATAACGAAGTATCATGTTCTCAATAGGAACAGGTAGGCCCGGGACCTTCCATGGGATATTTGCCTTCCAGCACCGCCATGCCTCACTAAGATGCTGCAGTATAGTCCGTGCCTTGTTTTGCTTGATACCCTCAGGCATAGCATCAAGGACATCATGCATAACAGCAGCTCGAAGTTCAAGATCGAAGTGAGACTCAACACGTTGTTTGGTTACAGTTTTAGCAACTCCTTTTGAATGACGACCTTCAAACTGCCTGGCCAGTAAATTACCTAACCATCTTTCAAGCAGTGGCACAATACCCCGCAGGAAAAACAGCCACACCCTCCACATTGGAGCCCAAAATCCACAGCCAGGTCCTTTTCCTACAGGACCAGTGTTGAACCTGTAGTATATCAAGTGCTTCAGATCTTTGCACATCCTGATTTGCCGCATCAGACGATACTTGTAGCGGTACATACCAGTCAGCTGGCCAACATGAGAGAATATGTATTGCAAGCCATCTGCTAACTGGAAAGCGTCAACATTTCCCAAGCGGAACTGGATGTTTGCATCAACAACTAACTTAGTAAGTCGTAATATCTCACGGCATAAATGAAATGCATTTCCAAACCGagattttttcctttccttcgtTGTGAGTGTCTTCACAGGTTTCAAATTGAAGTTGTAGTCCAAGTGAAGGTAGTTAAGGTTCTTTCTGTGGATCAACAAGTTCAACATATTGTAACCCTGTTTGCAAACTTGCAAACCTGCTTCTGCCCAGTCAAGCTCTGTTGTTTGAAAAAACTTTGTAGCTTGGAGTGAACGGAACAGGTGCTTCTTCTTCTGTGCCTTGGGAGGCCTATGATGTAGTTCATTGAGCACATAACACTTCAGTAGCTTCTGATAGCTGACACGCACCTTCACTGGATAAGCTGGTGGGCTGCAAACGAGAGATTGATGTGATTAGCTTTGAAAGTTCAAGTGCATCAGGCAGAACATTGGCAAAAGGGGATCATGAAAAGGTATAAAGGATGTCATAATGGCACTCACCAGTGCTCCTTGTACCATTCAGATACAAGAGGGATATCTTCAGCACGACGTGTTCTACCAGATCTCATATTAAAAGGCTTTGGAGCAAAGAGTAATGAAATGCCAGCTGCTGTTGTATCAGTGTAAAGTTCTGTTCCTTTCAAGAGGGGCTCCACACCATCCGGGAGACGGAAGTCCTCATCTTCATCCTCTTCAGTTGTTCTCCTCTCCCGACGATCAACCTTGTTAGTCGAAGTTATAGGATTTATCAAAGGATCATAGTAAAATGCAGGCAAGTCTGGATCCTCTGTTTTGATATACATTATCATTGGAGTATGATATACCCCAAGCCTCACTTTCCTTGGCCTGTTATTGTACAAGTGTGGAAAAGCAATTCTGTACTCAGTCCTAAGTGGTTGGCGGATGATGAGTTTGTTGATGTCATTAAACTCATTCCAGTCCTCATCCCCCTTCTCCATATCACGGTACAATGGCTCAAACTTCGGACCTCCTGCAACATAGCATTTAATATGGTAAAAGAGCttatgatgcagcaacagcaaaAGGTACATGTCACAATCTTTGTACAAAGCTAAAAAATAACATAAAACATTCCAATGTAACAAATTATGTCTACCATTGGATGCCCATTCAACAGTTTTGAAAATGTTTCAGTGTAAATATTAATCAACTGCAAGATTCTCATATGGAAGCATATATAAAGCTagttgcaaaaaaagaaaaaggaaattcgTGCTTACAGGAGAAGGGGTGAATAGAACAGTAGAGAAGGCAGATTTTACATCCCAACCTGCTTGCTAATTTTCAAAGCCCCAAGCTCACAGACATATGTATGCAGGAAAACTTAATTCCTTCTCACACTGTCGCCCATACAACATGCATCATCTAATTAATAAAGCCATTAACTACTTCATTACCATAAATCCCCATGTTACAGTTACAGATGTTCCATAAAAATGAACAGCTATGGACATAAACTACCTCCTCCATGCTTCAAATATTGAGTAACAATTAATGCACTAAAATCACgtaaatgcaaaaaaaaaaatgttttggtatAAACCCATTTCTTAGCACAAGCTAAATTTCCACAACATTTTGCCAGCAGTCAGATACCAAGTGGTATAAATTTTGATATAACCATAAGATCAATGCTACAACTATGCTAATCATGTATGACAATTAAAGGaattaaagtaaaaaaaacttagAAGTTATAAAAGGGAACACAATAAGGTTACCTGGGATACACATGTTGAGTGCTTTGGCGGTAAAGAAAGACTCCATATCAAACAAATAGAAATAATTTCGATCAATCAAATCCGACAAAAGTTGGCCAGCAAGACGATAGAGTGTCGCCATTATGGGAAGCGATAGATGCCATTTCCGGTAGCTGGGGCCATTTATAAGCTTAGTCTTCACAAGCGGCTTATGATCATAAAACCATTCATGCACAGCTGAATCTTCCTCCTCGTCCAACTCCAACTGTATAGCCTCCAGTGGTTCAACATCCAGCAAATTATCAGCATAGTCTAATGGAGGTTCCTCATCATCAAATGGAGGAAAGCGCATTCTCTTGAAATGTCGcctatctctcttctccctcctcatCATGATCCACATCGTGCCCCACTGTGGAACACACATGTTTGAGATGGTTTAAGTACAAAAATAAGAAGTACAAAGCTAAAGATCAGATTAAGTTATATAATGCCTATCAATTATGACAGATCCGTACAGTAGCTATTGTTCCCAGAACagggcaaagaagaaaaaaaaaagataaggtgTTTTAGATCAGTACCTGTGCAAGGTAAATGGGCTCAACTACCCATGGGATCTCATTTACAAAGGTTATTGCACCAGTGATATGGTAAAGGATCTTTACATGCCGAACCTGAAAACAAGAGTTCCGTCATTCTATTCTGTATTGCCATTGTATAAGTAATCTCACCAATAGCTACTTGGCTAGATCAATGTTCACATCAAAGAGTGTCACAATAAATATACCTGTTCCCAGGGCATTGGCATATTTTCCAATAGCTTGTAAACAGCATGAGGCACAAATTTGAGTGCTCCAAGATATACACGCTTATCATGCCTGTACTTCTTTGAAGACATGTCACCATGGTCCCTGATCAGCAATAAATAGAATCATAAATAAATTGTCCgcaacatacacatgaactacAGTAGTTGATGGTGAAGATGGGATATATGACAGCAAATTCAAGCAGAACATGTCACTTGCCACCATTCCTAATAACTGAGGATCAGGCACAAATGGCACAAACCCCAACCATAAAGAGATTCATCTTAACAGCCAAGACAATTAGCAAATCAAAAAAATCACCACCATAACTAGATTACACAATATCTACAATCATAATTGAGTTGGGTTAATTAGAAAAACCATAACATTCCCATAACTATCAAAACTTGACTTCCAATATCCCATTCCAAATGTTGTAAGAAAGCAGTTTAATAGGACGTGAACGGAACTGCTGACTGCAGCTGCTCGTTGCTACTAGCGAGAGAGCAGCGGCTGCACCGATCaggctgattttttttcactctcTTCATACTCCAGTAACAATAGAACATAAGCAGCTGATATCAACAGTAACATGATGATAAGGTAAAGCAGCAGATCACAGCTAAGTCCATGCCTAAATACTTAACACAGTTACAGCCATAAATTTCAAACATCGTATCAAATCATACACTAGTAACGAAAATAGCCTCAATCGAGAGGGCAACCACAATCATCCCCCTAGGTCCTAAGCTACAAACAACTACAGCACAAAGCACCACAACACCAAAACACATCCACAGGCAACAACTCGGCGCGGATCTGGAGACTTTACCTGATGATTTTGCGGACGTGCTCGGGTGGCATGTCCTCCTTCTGCGCCTCAACGAAGCCGAACTTGCGCTTGTCGCCGTACCGCTTGGAGTTCAGCTGGTGCCACTTCCTCGCCTTCTCCACCAGCTGCgcctcgagctccgccgccgtcagcggcttgccgccgccaacgccaccgGGCGGGCccacggccgccggcggcggcggaggcggagcgcccgtgcccggtggcggcggcgcggcccccatcggcggaggcggcggcggcccgccgctccacatcgtcggcggcggcggcccgccgctccacatcgtcggcggcgacgggggaaGCGGGCAGGCGCGGCGGCCGCTGCTGCCGCGAGGGTTTTAGAGGTGtcgagattaaaaaaaaaaatgggaggggaaaaaaaaagaagggggagagggaggaagccGATGGGATCGGGTGGCTCGGGCGATTTTTATAGGTGGGGCTCGGCTGCAGGCTATGGCGGCGACGCGCGAGGATTGGAGCCGACCTTGGTGGGTTCATGGGCCGGGCCGGGTTGCGTCAGGTTACTGGGCCTGATTTTTATCTGTCGAGTTGGTTGTCGTCCAGCAGATAATGGGCTTGGCGGCCTCTTTCagttttatttcttctttttttttctctttttcctgtGGAATGATGAAAATATACTTTTCTAGTTTTATCCTATgacaacataaaaaaatatatgaaaaggAATTCATTGGCAGAATACATTCACCAGTTGCTAAGATTACACCTTCTGTTCCATACTATTATGAGGTGTTTTTAGTTTTGTGCTGAATCGAACATCTCTAGCTTTGACCAAgattatagaaataatatactAGCATCTACAACATTAAATTAGTATCTCTAAAATCCACCTTGAAACATGTAATCTGGTGTATTTTATTTGGTATTGTGTGTATCAATTACTTTTCTATAAGTTTTGTTTAAGTTAAACTAACTTTAACTTGGGACATAGCTAGAACGGCTTACAATATCAAATATGGgattataaaattataagtaCCCAAAGCTACCATACAATTTTATTCCAGCATAATAAGTAGTAGGCTCAAGTAGGGAACTAGGAGGGGCCATCACTTTGAAAACAGGGTGGCTttcataaaaaacaaaagtgCCAATTCTCCTTTTGAAGACGTTAGTGTTTAgtttttctatcattttatcTATAGACCTTTTAAGGTTAACAGGGGGCTATGTTCCATGTTGATCATCACTAAACTATAGACCTTTTAAGGTTAGCCTTGCGCTCTATGACTCTATGAGACATACATAAGCTATGGTCTTATCTACTATGTAACTACAAGCTTGTTAGAGAGGTGGGCTGTTCGGTTCCTGTAGATGTATAACATGGAGTTTGTAAACAAACAAATTGGTTCAAGCATTTGTCTCTTTTAAGTATGGAATGTGGGCCCACACAACATCATACTTTATACTAGCTTCAACTATAAGATTTATTTTAGCTATGGATGCCTATCACCAAAATTCCCTGGAGATGAAGTTGTTGATTAATGCTAGGTATGCACCATACAGAAAGTAATCTATCAGGGGATTTTGCTTGGTTTAAATGACTGAAAATGTAGATTGCCTAGTCTCATAGCAGAAAATCAAAAAATTTCAAGGCAACATTTCACAGATTATAATAGTTACTTCGTTCAATCATTAATTATTTGATGTTTATAACAATATTTGGTTAAACTTTTAAAGCTTTGACCAACATTAACTTCTCGAGTGCTTAGttttaaaataagaaaaaatgaTGTCTAGCTTTGAGTTGAAAAATATTATCAATAATATCATAAGTTCACTATATAAGGTTGCTCTAATATTGAATTGATGGTCAAAATTTTACAAATCCAAACGAATTGTTATTGATCTTATTTTAGTGCATTAGTTAATTTAGCATTTCATACCCACAAGGTTAACTATATGTGTATGATGAAACATTTGTCATTAAAGCTTTTGACTTAAAAGATAACACACTGATGAATTTCATACCTTTTTTTACCAAATACACTCTCACAAACACAACACGGTATATTGCCATATTCAATTGAAATTGACACAACCACTTACTATAAATCCATTGCACGCCTCGTGCTTACACTATTGTCACCTCTATATAGTTTGGGCATTTTTATCCGTGGAAAACAAGTTGCAATTATGTTCATGATATACAAAATACAAAGTATAAGTACTATATATCTAATGTCACCTAAGGAAGTTCATATACCACTAAGGATTCCATTGAAACGCAAGACTGACAAACATAGAGAATTAGAAGTACGTGATGTTGATAGGAATATAAGTATAAAACATATGTTTGCAAAATCGaggagaaaaatatataaatggtTGCTTGAGTAGACCGCGGGAATTGGATAAGAAATATAGGAATGCAAGTGTATGAAAAATATGACTGCAAAACACATGGAAACAATACATGAATGATTGCTAATTTGAAGCATATGATTAGAAAAAACGaaggaataaaaaaatgaatggaagtgtaaaaaaaaattacggaACACTGGAAAGACACATAAATGGTATTTTGATTAGGCTGAAAAAAAACGTAGGAATCGAATGAGAGATGCACAAGGGAAATTTTCTAAGGAGTTGGACCACTTGCTaacttttcttcaaattttttataggatttcttgttccataggaatttcaaaacAACACGAgtagataggattcaatcctttcaAAGGCTTTGAATTTTTCGGTAGGATTAAAATTCCCTAATTTTCCTATGATTTCATATAAAATCGAAGGGTACTAAAATCTTATGCTACAGTCCCTAGAAAGAATGCTAAAGATGAAAAGTGAACCACGTTGATTATCCCGAGTTCCCGACACCGTTGGAAACTTGGAATTACCCATGTCAGTGAGCCAGTGAGGTCAGCGTGGTGGGGATCAGATCCCAAATCACCCCAACTAATCCTCAAAAAAACGAACCCCAACGCGAGCGAGAGGGGCCTCTTCGCAAATCGCAattcccaccaccaccaccaccaccaccatcgccaccgcctactcctcctcctcccagatccacccggccgccgccgccgccgccgccgccccccacgCCCCGCGGCGGCGAGATCCCTCCCCCGTCGCCCCACCCTGGATTCCGTCGAGAAGATCGTCGAGGACTTCGCCATGGACCTCGCCATCAACCCCTTCTCCTCCGGCACCCGCCTCCGGTTAGCCCTCTCCCCCTCGCCTCGGATGGATCACCACCCGCGTCTCCTCTCGTATCCCCTCCTATTCCTCAGATCCGCGCGCGTGGTTGTGGTGCAGGGACATGATACGGGCGATACGCGCGTgcaagacggcggcggaggagcgggcGGTGGTGCGGCGGGAGTGCGCGGCGATACGGGCGGCCATCAGCGAGGGGGACCAGGACTACCGCCACCGGAACATGGCCAAGCTCATGTTCATCCACATGCTCGGGTACCCCACCCACTTCGGCCAGATGGAGTGCCTCAAGCTCATCGCCGCCGCGGGCTTCCCCGAGAAGCGCATCGGGTACCTCGGCCTCATGCTGCTGCTCGACGAGCGGCAGGAGGTGCTCATGCTCGTCACCAACTCGCTCAAGCAGTATCCACCCATACTATACTTATGCTCCATATCTGTTTTGATTTTTCTTAGAATGCTATGTTCTGCTTTGAGCATTTGGTAGTACTTAACGCGGACAGAGATCTTAACCACTCGAACCAGTTCATTGTGGGGCTTGCACTCTGTGCTCTTGGCAACATTTGCTCCGCTGAAATGGCGCGTGATCTGTCACCTGAGGTGGAGAGGCTATTGCAAAGTAGGGAACCAAATACCAAGAAGAAGGTATATGTTTACTTTAGACTTGATGTTATAGTTTCTACTGAAGTCTGTTTTTAGCATGATGTCAGTATGTCCATTCCATGAGTCTTGTTCTGTGTTTATTAGTACTTGTAAATCGTAATAATGTAATGTGATAGGTTAATAGCTCATAGCATATGCTCTGGGTAAGTTAGCAAAGGTCAATTTGAACTCAAACAATCATTCTTTGTTTTGTGGGTGTTGTCGTCTATACCATCATTATTCAAAGCTTATTACATGTCGAGCCTTTTATTTCCCTGTCGTTTCACCCTGCAAAGGTGTCTTGCCTTTGTTGTTTTTGGTTCTGAAATACTTGAGGTGAATTGTCATACTAATTGTACAGGTTTGGCTGTTTTGTAGGCTGCCTTATGCTCTATAAGGATCGTACGGAAGGTTCCAGATTTGGCAGAGAACTTCATGGGCTCTGCTGTTTCACTACTGAAGGAAAAACATCACGGGGTTCTCATATCTGCTGTTCAGCTCTGCGCAGAACTTTGTAAAGCAAGCAAAGAGGCATTGGAGTACCTGAGGAAGGTACGATGCATTCTAGGAACCGTTATATTTTTTCCTTGGACAATGCTGCCTATTACCTTCTGTTTGCATTCTCAAAGTTACTATGTAACAAATTACTTATTTTCATCTCCTCTTTCCATATTAACGCATACCCTTTCAGTAAAGCCCTTGGAATAATACCAAACTGTCTTATTTGTTTCAGTTTTTTTGCTCTTACCAATCATCAGATTCTTGATATCTAATTACTGCCAGCTGCCACTCTACTGTCTCCGATGCCCAAATTACTGACTTGAAACTTATACCTTTTTGAACGTATCAAGTTAAAATCATACGAGTATTGTTGATTTAGTCTTGTTGAACCATTTGTTGCTTTCCCAGTGTGGTATTTATGATGTTTGAACATCCAAACATCCATGTGTAGGCACAAATAGTAGATAATAGGGTTTCTGGTGATGTGTCTGTTGAGGCGTTGACACACTTGCTGTATATCTTTTAACTGTACAAAAAATCCTTTGTCCGATGGTTTTATGATGTTTGGTGGGAAAGCTGGGAATGCAGTACAGTCCCCAAGTTCCTGTGGTCGTGGTTGATAGGAAGACTAGAGATGATGTTTGCCGAATACTGGAAGTGCAGAGTTTGGTGATTTTATTCGTTTCTTCTGAATAATGAATTATTCCGGCTAAAGGTTGGAATCACCACCATAGAATTTTCAGATCCATCAGACTAGTTAACAGTTGGGACTTGGGACTAATAACCTATGGCTAAATCCCTGCTTATTTAGCATCCTATATATTCCAAACTGTCAACCCCAATTCCTGCTCCTCATAATTCATTTGATGATGCATTGAGCCATTGACACTACAGAGTCGTTTAAAAGCATTAGTATAATAGTTAATCATTGTTTATGTATGTGACACTTGACCCAATACCATGTTCATTGAAAGAGGCAGGATTTTTTTGTGTTCTATCGCATAGTGTGTTCACTTTGTTGGTTGCTGATACCTACAATATCATATCAAACTAATGTATTCATTTGCGGCAGTACTTCTGATAAAATTTTCGTTCTACAGAACTGCCTTGATGGTTTGGTCAGAATACTGAGAGATGTGTCCAATAGTTCATATGCTCCTGAATATGACATTGCTGGAATTACGGATCCGTTCTTGCATATCAGAGTGCTTAAGCTCATGCGAATTTTGGGTCAAGGAGATGCAGATTGCAGTGAGTTTGTGAATGATATTCTTGCTCAGGTGAattgtttgtttttattttatacaCAACAGAAATTTCACTATGCAAATCACATCTGTTCTGATCATTTTGTAGACAGTTCATGATCATTACACCCTCACAAATTGCATTATTATTAATGTATTGTAAATCGAAATGAGCGTCTTCAGTGGTACTAATCCCAGATATTTATTTAGGTCTTGTAGCATTGTtagtttgttactcttggattAAGAACTCAGTGATATGATTATGTTTTTCTCATTGTTGAATTATTCTTTTAGTAAACCATGTTTTTTGTTGAAGTCTTCTTTCCCGCAGCTGTGCTCTGTATCTTATATCGAATTATTTGCATTGCATTTCCAGGTTGCAACAAAAACTGAGTCAAATAAGAACGCAGGAAATGCTATTTTATATGAATGTGTTGAGACTATAATGGGCATCGAAGCTACTAGTGGTTTACGTGTGCTGGCAATCAATATCTTGGGTAGATTTCTGTCCAACCGTGATAATAACATCAGGTAATTCACTCTTTTCTCTTGGACAACTGATGTTCAAGCCTCTTAACTTTTGTGAATAAAGGGTTTAAAGTAAAAGTTTGCTAGTTAATTTTCTTGTAATTCAATGGGTTACTTACCCTGAGCATTGTTCCAAACTTCAAGGTACTACTGCTTGGTGCTTATGATTGACTATGAATTGGACTATTACTTTTGTACTCCCTCATATTATAGGAGTAAGTTGTACTATGAATTGGACCAAGtttctatactcctttaaaagaCCCTAATTGTGGTGGTGAGTGGTGAATCTGCCACCACCTACCACCACTACCTTGTGGGTCCCCAAATAGTGAGATAGGTGGACTTTTATCCCTTCCCCAACCAGAAGCCATCACACAaggaaaatttattttaaagtgATAtacaaaatgatgaaaaatatgatgtGAATGATTTACAATGGGACCATTTTATTTAATGTTTGAGGTTTTAAAGTCTTCTTTTaattcccgttgcaacgcatgggcattcAGCTAGTATAGGAAAACGTAGCAACATTCCGTACCCAAAAAAGTATActacaaaaatatattcaatggtgGATTTAGTGGAACTAATTTGGTTTTGTAGATTTTACTACATTttcctataaacttggtcagacttcaagaagtttgacttaggacaaaCCTAAAATGCCTtctaatatgaaatggagggaataaCACATTTGTATGATTTAGGTGTTTTGACTAGTAAAATATTCTTCCATATGAGAGATAATTCTCAGTGTGCATACTGTGCTTTCAGATATGTTGCTCTGAACATGCTTATGAAGGCCATGGAGGTAGACACGCAAGCAGTGCAGAGGCATAGAGCAACAATATTAGAGTGTGTCAAGGTAAATTCTCCAGTTAATGTGCTCTGGATTTATTCTCATTCCTCTAGGGAAGTAAAATAATGCTCATGTATGTAAAATTCTGAGACACACCTATGGTAGCTTCCTGAAAGTATACTGTTTATTTCCGCACTTCTTGAGACTACAGCTAATCATAACTAGTGACAAGTGCAGACCATCCTCCTTTCTTGCATTTCTAGTCAGGTTTAGCCGAGTGCATTAAGGAAAATTTCTTCTGCTTGATCCCGTAGTAAATGATGATTGCATGAtcattttaaagaaaaaaacagcATTGCCATAGTTTTTATGTCTACTGCAGTTTGCGTTGTTGATGTGCCTACTATTCACTTTCACTTTATTGTTACCAGATTTcttgttccttttcttttacacTTCAATAATTCGTAACTGCTGATGTTTTTCCAGGATGCTGATGTATCTATTCGCAAAAGGGCCCTTGAACTTGTTTACCTTCTTGTCAACGATGCAAATGCAAAATCTTTGACCAAGGAGCTTGTTGATTACCTGGAAGTAAGTGATCAGGACTTCAAGGACGACCTCACAGCAAAGATATGCTCAATTGTTGAAAAGTAAGACTTGACGTAGCATAACCCCctccttatctttttttttactgaccGACTTGATTCAGGGTCAATTTTTCGTGGATGTCATCTCTACTAGTTTTGTAAGAACTCTTAGTTGCATATTCTGTAAATGTTTCAAAGGTCCTTTGTATCCTGTTGTTACATGCATTTTGAAACGTAACAGACAATCAAAAAGGATACTCATCCTATACAATTAATGGTGAAACTTCACATACGGTACAGTATTATTTCCTACCCCAAGTGGAGCAAAGGGAAATATAAATAAGGGTAGACAATTTGTTTAACGAGAATACATAGTTCCTTCCTTTTCATATCATTCCTAACCTTTCTTTACATAGCAAAGGATTTGCACATAGTTCTATCAGGAGGATAATAATCATGTCAGATCAACATAACATAATACACTATCTTCTGCATTGGTTTAGTTAACAGGCTATAAGCCTATAAAACAAGTATTTCATTTTACGACATTTACCTGTGTTGTCCCTTTATTATATTTgttcaattttgtttttttctcctgtTGATTTATACCTTTCTGTCTCCTGTTGATTTATGGACAATAATAATGTAGCATTTCAAATAGGTTTTCCCAAGATAAACTTTGGTACTTAGACCAGATGTTCAAGGTTTTATCTCTGGTATGTACAGAAGCACAACTATGGGGATATTTTCTCTTGCACCGTTCAATCAGTAAAAATCCATTTTGTTTGAATTATGTTACCTTGTACATCCTCAGGCTGGAAATTATGTGAAGGACGATGTATGGCATGCTCTAATAGTCTTAATAAGCAATGCATCTGAACTCCAAGGATACTCAGTGAGATCATTATACAAGGCATTGCTAGCTTGCGGTGAACAGGTATGGAGAAATAGTCAGTCTTCTTTATGATCTATACCAT
The Oryza sativa Japonica Group chromosome 6, ASM3414082v1 DNA segment above includes these coding regions:
- the LOC4340249 gene encoding AP-1 complex subunit gamma-2 isoform X2; its protein translation is MDLAINPFSSGTRLRDMIRAIRACKTAAEERAVVRRECAAIRAAISEGDQDYRHRNMAKLMFIHMLGYPTHFGQMECLKLIAAAGFPEKRIGYLGLMLLLDERQEVLMLVTNSLKQDLNHSNQFIVGLALCALGNICSAEMARDLSPEVERLLQSREPNTKKKAALCSIRIVRKVPDLAENFMGSAVSLLKEKHHGVLISAVQLCAELCKASKEALEYLRKNCLDGLVRILRDVSNSSYAPEYDIAGITDPFLHIRVLKLMRILGQGDADCSEFVNDILAQVATKTESNKNAGNAILYECVETIMGIEATSGLRVLAINILGRFLSNRDNNIRYVALNMLMKAMEVDTQAVQRHRATILECVKDADVSIRKRALELVYLLVNDANAKSLTKELVDYLEVSDQDFKDDLTAKICSIVEKFSQDKLWYLDQMFKVLSLAGNYVKDDVWHALIVLISNASELQGYSVRSLYKALLACGEQESLVRVAVWCIGEYGEMLVNNVGMLDIEEPITVTESDAVDAVEVSLKRYSADVTTRAMCLVSLLKLSSRFPPTSERIKEIVAQNKGNTVLELQQRSIEFNSIIQRHQSIKSSLLERMPVIDEASYLAKRAASTQATISSDKLAAAATPGSSLKLPNGVAKPPPAPLADLLDLSSDDAPATTSAPTTAPNDFLQDLLGIGLTDTSTAGGAPSASTDILMDLLSIGSSPVQNGPPTVSNFSLPGQAETKVAPVTPQVVDLLDGLSSSTSLSDENTAYPPITAFQSAALKITFNFKKQSGKPQETTIHASFTNLTSNTFTDFIFQAAVPKFIQLRLDPASSNTLPASGNDSVTQSLSVTNNQHGQKPLAMRIRITYKVNGEDRLEQGQINNFPAGL
- the LOC4340249 gene encoding AP-1 complex subunit gamma-2 isoform X1 gives rise to the protein MDLAINPFSSGTRLRDMIRAIRACKTAAEERAVVRRECAAIRAAISEGDQDYRHRNMAKLMFIHMLGYPTHFGQMECLKLIAAAGFPEKRIGYLGLMLLLDERQEVLMLVTNSLKQDLNHSNQFIVGLALCALGNICSAEMARDLSPEVERLLQSREPNTKKKAALCSIRIVRKVPDLAENFMGSAVSLLKEKHHGVLISAVQLCAELCKASKEALEYLRKNCLDGLVRILRDVSNSSYAPEYDIAGITDPFLHIRVLKLMRILGQGDADCSEFVNDILAQVATKTESNKNAGNAILYECVETIMGIEATSGLRVLAINILGRFLSNRDNNIRYVALNMLMKAMEVDTQAVQRHRATILECVKDADVSIRKRALELVYLLVNDANAKSLTKELVDYLEVSDQDFKDDLTAKICSIVENISNRFSQDKLWYLDQMFKVLSLAGNYVKDDVWHALIVLISNASELQGYSVRSLYKALLACGEQESLVRVAVWCIGEYGEMLVNNVGMLDIEEPITVTESDAVDAVEVSLKRYSADVTTRAMCLVSLLKLSSRFPPTSERIKEIVAQNKGNTVLELQQRSIEFNSIIQRHQSIKSSLLERMPVIDEASYLAKRAASTQATISSDKLAAAATPGSSLKLPNGVAKPPPAPLADLLDLSSDDAPATTSAPTTAPNDFLQDLLGIGLTDTSTAGGAPSASTDILMDLLSIGSSPVQNGPPTVSNFSLPGQAETKVAPVTPQVVDLLDGLSSSTSLSDENTAYPPITAFQSAALKITFNFKKQSGKPQETTIHASFTNLTSNTFTDFIFQAAVPKFIQLRLDPASSNTLPASGNDSVTQSLSVTNNQHGQKPLAMRIRITYKVNGEDRLEQGQINNFPAGL